A stretch of DNA from Carya illinoinensis cultivar Pawnee chromosome 12, C.illinoinensisPawnee_v1, whole genome shotgun sequence:
CAATTTCATACACTTCTCAAAATAGACATAACATAGCTTACACATATTTTGTAGACAATTAAATATAATCAGGACAGTGAATTATAAGACAGACTGATTCTCAAGGACAAATTACTACCTCATCCACCTCGTGCTGAAGTCCCAACCAGATTCAGCAGTTGAAGCCAGTTCGCGGTAGAGATTCTGTTTCTCAGAAACATTTGAGATCTTGGAAGCAGTTTGCTTGTCCTGTGAGATAAAATAGGTCATAGATCAATACTCTAATGTTATCTAACATTTTATACATACAATGTATCTTATGCTAAGATGTCTAAGCTGGAGAGGAGGACACACAATGGTTGAAGATTCAGGCCTGGGTTTGTTCCACTTTGCATAGTACCGATTTAAAGTGTGATTGCAAGATTGAGCATCTTGAATGGTCACCTTATGTATTCCTGCGACagcagaaaaaagaaagagtgaaagaagTTTAGGCCAGGGAGAGTAAAGCtaataggaaattaaaacacAATTCCATGCTGAACAACATAGAAAGGTACCTGAACTCCAAAAGTGATGCTCTTTGACCAGTGCAGGGAGagattttttaacaaattgCATATCACCCGTCCTAGCGTATATTGCATGAATCATAGCACTTAGAAGGGGAGGCTGGCTGCAAAAGGTAGCCCCAAGTTTGTAGTCGTGTTTCAATTatataaacaattacaaaacttATGTAAAGACGATTTGCATAAATGAGATTTATGCAACGAAATATTGAAGAACATCGTTGGGAACTTGAAGAAGAACAGAAGAACAAAACTCGAGCATCAGATAGTTAATCCAGAAATTGTTATATCAAAGCTGAAAACATTGATGCCAATGTTACGGAATGAAAATCTATAAGACAAAAATCAAAATGCTAGGTAAAAGttgataaaatgttatatttccAGTTAGGAAAAGAAAATCAGCAATGTGGAATACAGAAGCAACAGAGATACAATAAAACGACAGAagcatttaaaagaaaaattacctTCTGTTAGTGTAATAAGCCCTTGCACCATTAAGGACATGACCATATTCTTCTATCAAGTGAACAAGATTTGTCACAATTCCTTTTGCAGTCTCATACATCTTACTTGCTAGCAATCCCCTGCACCACATATACAAAGCAATCTTGACCTCTTCAAGGGATGATCGATATAGCGAATTTCTAACGCAACAATTGAATGGAAGGTGAAAAATTACCAgctaaagaaaagaagattgaGTTTCTAAATTGGAAAAATTCCCAGAAACgaaaaaaaatacacttcaGTCAACTTAACTAAGCATATGCCTCAAACAAATGCAGCGAGTTTCTAACACAACAATTGAATGGAAGGTAAAAGAATTTCCAgctaaagaaaagaagattggGTTTCTAAATTGGACAGAAGTCCCagaaacggaaaaaaaaaaaaaagaaaaaaacttcgGTCAACTTAATTAAGCATGGGCCTCAAACAAATGCAGAATCTAACCCACCAAAACTCAGAAACATATAGAAATGTGTGTTGGAAAGTAAAACCAAAACCcgcacacgcacacacacacacacaaaaggaAAACTAACCTAATTACCCAGTAAGAATCCCAGTAATAGACCTCTCTAAATCGTGAACCCGGAATGATGACCGGCTGAGGCAGAGGGAGCAGAGTATACAACTCTGGCCGCTTTAGGACTCCGTTAGAGACTTTCCTACTCAGATTCTTCCACAAAGCATGGACCTCCAGGGCCCAGGCCCTCACCTCCGGATTCTTCACCTTTGGCAAGAACCCTTCCGGCTCTGGGACAAAATCCACTGGCTCAGAGTACACCATATCATCCCCTGCACCCCGCAAGTACTTCCCTAGAAACCCATTTAGATCCTCAATCGAAACCGATCCATTTGAGGACCTTGGAAGCTTATCAAAAGCAGCCTCAATCGTCGATAAGTTGAACTTCAGCGACATGTCAACATAAAGCTTAGGGTCAAACTTTGATCCACCGAAGGTGCTCAGGGCCGTCCCTTGGACACGTTCGAGGAAGATAAGCAAAGGGTTTGTCGGGGTCACAGGGCCATCACTGTTGGAATTGCAATGCGACAAAGCTTCTGCGACGCTCATGGTTATTAGAACCAcggaaaaaaatgcaaaacataTCACACATAATTTTCTAACGTTAAGGGCTCGAAATTCCATCATGGTAGGAGAAGAGCCAAGGTTTAGGAATCGAGGGCGAGGAAAGCGGTAGGGACGGGGCTGATTATAAGAACGAGAAAGAAGTCGGAGTTTGGGAAAGGCCGGCATAATTTTAGCGTTCTGGTTTGGAACTGTTGGCATCTATCCGAGGCAGAGCTGGCATGGCATAGGGGTCAAACGTCAACGGTCAATGTTACCATAATTATATCAGTAGTTTCATGGGACGTGCTAAACCCACAGAGAATCCTCACCGAACACCAAAAGGAATTGGGGCACAACTTTTCAATACTctacattctatttttttaaattttttaatattattttaatattttttttaaatttattatttttaaattaatttaattcttttattcgttatttatatattaaatatttaataaaagataaaataataaaaattaaaaaaaaaaatatgtagtaTAGAGTGTTAAGAGATTATgaagattttttcaaagaaattacgaattcatttaaaaacaatttcttaatcataaattaaaaataaaataaaataaaatttggtaagaaatttcttttttactgAAATTTCTGTGGGAATAGTATTTCCTTAATGTCATTCACATTAAAATCTATACTTTATTgaaaaaaacacattaaaaaaaagtagacttTAAGGACACAGTCTTTCAATCTTATTcatcttattataataatttttacttaaaatataataaatttttaatttttaaaattaaaaaataatattttatttaatttttaaattttatttaaagtcaTCTAAATATTCAAACCACAGCTAAGAAATAGTCACCAATGAAAAAAGTCCACTACACAGTATCTTGGAGATTCGAGTGCAAACTATTTTTtgtagttatttatttttgtcttaaattctcattttaaatttaaaaagaaaaaatgaattctttaACATGTGATGTTTTccaaatatttatcaaaaaaaaaaaaacatgcgatgttttcttttcgtttttcgTGGAAAAACAGTATTGGATTTAAcgttttaatgattaaaaaacgTGCTTGCCCAATTATCACTTTTCTAGAAGGTTTCCTTGTACCCGAGGAGACATTTCGGCCATTAATTTATACCGGTCGGAAGTCGCTTATACCTACAGTGTAGGAGAAATtattaatcatattatttttttttataaaaatgataatatgccGCCAATTATATTGGTCTAAATGACTgttcattaatttaattttttttattttttattcaataattacATAGTTgacttttaatatattaatgtattgtttattttttaaatatatttaaatatata
This window harbors:
- the LOC122289692 gene encoding probable trehalase, giving the protein MPTVPNQNAKIMPAFPKLRLLSRSYNQPRPYRFPRPRFLNLGSSPTMMEFRALNVRKLCVICFAFFSVVLITMSVAEALSHCNSNSDGPVTPTNPLLIFLERVQGTALSTFGGSKFDPKLYVDMSLKFNLSTIEAAFDKLPRSSNGSVSIEDLNGFLGKYLRGAGDDMVYSEPVDFVPEPEGFLPKVKNPEVRAWALEVHALWKNLSRKVSNGVLKRPELYTLLPLPQPVIIPGSRFREVYYWDSYWVIRGLLASKMYETAKGIVTNLVHLIEEYGHVLNGARAYYTNRSQPPLLSAMIHAIYARTGDMQFVKKSLPALVKEHHFWSSGIHKVTIQDAQSCNHTLNRYYAKWNKPRPESSTIDKQTASKISNVSEKQNLYRELASTAESGWDFSTRWMRNHSDLTTLATTSILPVDLNAFILRMELDIAFLAKVTGEDSIAMTFSNASQARVKAIKSVLWNSKKGQWLDYWLSDHTCQEPQTWEASNQNQNVYASNFIPLWIESFYSDTPLVEKAMKSFQSSGLLHAFGIATSLKNSGEQWDFPNGWPPVQHMIVEGLTRSGSKEARSVAEDIAERWIRTNYAAYKKTGTMHEKYDVEKCGEFGGGGEYVPQTGFGWSNGVVLAFLDEFGWPQDRTIHC